Proteins co-encoded in one Aspergillus flavus chromosome 2, complete sequence genomic window:
- a CDS encoding S-adenosyl-L-methionine-dependent methyltransferase (putative RNA methylase), with protein MEYVIRFAQVHETFRRPEIESLAALAGIDLEILYYDQFSPYCVIRVPTEADARTLIARSILAKDIFELWGQGTNYEEVHADVRRRTQHRWDEFKNVSFRFTIDSFCGKRKIEAKRAIIQSFSYVGFDGPIRMKNPDEDFWVLEDFVSDVEVATRTPGNTHAYSEALEPRKIYLGRWIANSSRNIVSKYDLKKRRYISTTSMDAELSLVTANMAHAAPGRLFYDPFVGTGSFCVAAAHFGALTCGSDIDPRSFKGREKNDKEPMGLFTNFQQYGIESKFMDAFSSDLTNTPLLNRQFLDGIVCDPPYGVREGLRVLGTRDGSGREEVIIDGVPAHYRPGYIPPKKPYGFEAMQNDILAFASRTLVTDGRLCMWMPTSIDEDVELLIPMHPHLEVVSVSVQPFNQWSRRLITYRRLPEGQVSDISKARQKGDSEGISADDLNAFRRKVCHQYTLSYAP; from the exons ATGGAATATGTGATCCGCTTCGCGCAGGTCCACGAAACCTTTCGACGACCGGAAATCGAGTCTCTGGCCGCTTTGGCCGGGATTGATCTggaaatactatattatgACCAGTTT TCACCATACTGCGTAATAAGAGTACCAACCGAAGCAGATGCGCGCACTCTGATCGCACGCAGTATCTTAGCCAAAGACATCTTCGAACTCTGGGGCCAAGGCACCAACTATGAGGAAGTGCACGCCGACGTCCGCAGGCGGACACAGCACCGCTGGGATGAGTTCAAGAATGTCTCTTTTCGCTTCACTATTGATTCATTCTGCGGGAAGCGCAAGATAGAGGCCAAGCGAGCTATCATTCAGTCGTTCTCGTATGTGGGATTTGACGGCCCAATCCGAATGAAGAATCCAGATGAGGACTTCTGGGTCCTGGAAGATTTCGTTTCGGACGTTGAGGTCGCCACAAGAACGCCAGGTAATACACATGCCTATAGCGAGGCCCTGGAGCCTAGGAAGATCTATCTCGGTCGCTGGATTGCTAACAGTAGTCGCAATATCGTCTCCAAATACGACTTGAAGAAGCGTCGGTATATCAGTACGACGTCTATGGATGCTGAGCTGAGTCTGGTCACGGCGAATATGGCTCACGCAGCTCCTGGGAGATTGTTCTATGATCCTTTCGTAGGAACAGGAAGTTTCTGTGTTGCGGCGGCGCATTTTGGAGCCTTGACCTGTGGGTCGGATATTGATCCCCGGAGTTTCAAGGGTAGGGAGAAGAATGACAAGGAGCCTATGGGGTTGTTTACCAACTTTCAACAATATGGCATCGAGAGCAAGTTCATGGATGCGTTCTCTTCGGACTTGACGAATACACCGCTGTTGAACCGCCAGTTCTTGGATGGTATTGTCTGTGACCCTCCCTATGGTGTTCGTGAAGGCCTTAGGGTTTTGGGAACTCGAGATGGTAGTGGTCGAGAAGAGGTTATTATCGATGGTGTCCCAGCACATTA TCGACCTGGTTACATTCCTCCCAAGAAACCTTACGGCTTCGAAGCAATGCAGAATGATATCCTCGCTTTCGCATCCAGAACTCTCGTCACCGATGGTCGCCTATGCATGTGGATGCCCACCTCCATCGACGAGGATGTGGAGTTGCTAATTCCCATGCACCCACACTTGGAAGTTGTCAGCGTTTCTGTGCAGCCGTTCAATCAAT GGTCCCGCCGATTGATCACTTACCGAAGACTACCAGAAGGGCAGGTCTCAGACATCTCCAAGGCACGACAGAAGGGTGATTCGGAGGGAATCAGCGCCGATGACCTGAACGCGTTCAGGAGAAAGGTATGCCATCAATATACTCTATCATATGCCCCATAG